One window of the Sphaerochaeta associata genome contains the following:
- a CDS encoding MFS transporter gives MLTRWLPTVSKPFRLAPYLGLLSLSYLSLGVTIPAMSLIVISKGFSLSRLSLAMIVFSLSVMAFEVPSGIYADAKGRRKSFALGLVLSLIGTLLLFSSSYLLLCAGFACTGIGRAYASGSLDALMIERGQRAGKKLEDIVFALDVNSGISLSVGSLLGGLLLSLGAQLDNLTSLVLLVRVFLVALSLLLLFLLIPKETQTPEEAFTFKAQANALVSALSSSPFLLAFSLSVLVQGVLLASLEGYWQPYLKQLLVSDSQLWILGLISASVFAVSVLGSMMGKRLLSHMRPPLVYCLAFAGIFALQLMLSRSHTIIQFLLFYELIYLLLGVVSVVGMYLLNKKASDAVRTSLVSVSSFCLQTGGLLANLLATVVFLGGGISRYWVITALGGLGMISILSVWLLQRTPRT, from the coding sequence ATGCTTACTCGATGGTTGCCTACCGTGTCTAAGCCGTTCAGGCTGGCTCCCTACCTGGGCCTGCTCAGTCTTTCCTACCTGTCACTGGGTGTCACCATTCCAGCGATGAGCCTGATTGTCATCAGCAAAGGTTTCTCGCTTTCCCGGTTGAGTCTGGCCATGATTGTTTTTTCCCTCTCGGTGATGGCCTTCGAGGTTCCCAGCGGAATTTATGCCGATGCCAAGGGGAGGAGAAAAAGCTTTGCATTGGGTCTTGTACTCTCCTTGATCGGGACGTTGCTGCTTTTCAGCTCCTCGTATCTTTTGCTGTGCGCCGGTTTTGCCTGTACAGGAATCGGCAGGGCATACGCAAGTGGAAGCTTGGATGCCCTGATGATTGAGCGCGGACAAAGAGCCGGTAAAAAACTGGAGGATATTGTATTTGCCTTGGATGTGAATTCAGGTATTTCACTGAGCGTGGGGTCGCTGCTTGGCGGCTTGTTGTTAAGTCTGGGGGCCCAACTGGATAACTTGACTTCGTTGGTCCTGCTTGTCCGCGTATTTCTGGTTGCCTTGTCATTGCTTTTGCTTTTTCTTCTGATTCCCAAAGAGACGCAGACCCCTGAGGAGGCCTTCACCTTCAAAGCCCAGGCCAACGCTTTGGTCTCTGCACTCTCGAGCTCTCCGTTTTTACTCGCTTTCAGTCTCAGTGTACTGGTTCAAGGGGTGCTGCTTGCTTCGCTGGAGGGGTATTGGCAACCATATTTAAAGCAGCTGTTGGTCTCCGATTCCCAACTTTGGATTCTTGGTCTGATCTCAGCTTCAGTTTTTGCCGTCAGTGTACTGGGATCGATGATGGGCAAACGCTTACTATCGCATATGCGTCCGCCGTTGGTGTATTGCCTGGCCTTTGCCGGGATATTCGCTCTGCAATTGATGTTGTCACGCTCACATACCATCATACAGTTTTTGCTGTTTTATGAGCTTATCTATCTGCTGTTGGGTGTGGTTTCGGTGGTGGGTATGTACCTCTTGAACAAGAAAGCTTCCGATGCTGTGAGAACTTCGCTGGTCAGCGTCTCATCGTTTTGCCTGCAAACAGGCGGATTGCTGGCGAACCTTTTAGCCACGGTGGTATTTTTAGGCGGCGGCATCAGCAGATATTGGGTCATCACCGCTCTGGGTGGGCTGGGCATGATTTCAATACTCTCTGTCTGGTTGCTACAGCGAACGCCACGCACCTGA
- a CDS encoding adenosine kinase, with protein MDKMQHMVYGIGNPLIDIIVSVEEQDIIDLGIHKGTMALISSQRMEELLQLSKQRKTTYSCGGSCPNTIIALASLGVPATLAGKIGNDENGTIYRERLVSLGVQDELVATDKEMTGSTVILSTPDSERSMNTFLGANRLYEEADVCESTVAGADFFHFTGYMWDTQCQQGAIRKALSIAKQHNTIVSFDLADPFAVGRYREPFLSLIKESCDIVYANREEARILFDNYDPYECCRSMGKLCRTAIVKNGKKGSFICHEGTITAIPVKGPVVPVDTTGAGDVYAAGFLYGRYHHLSIQDCGIIASILAGEIITQRGAQFSKEKAQELRNLLESGAWRSL; from the coding sequence ATGGACAAGATGCAGCACATGGTATATGGAATCGGAAATCCTCTCATCGACATCATCGTGAGCGTCGAGGAGCAGGACATAATAGACTTGGGAATTCACAAGGGAACCATGGCGCTCATTTCAAGTCAGCGTATGGAGGAGTTGTTGCAGCTTAGCAAGCAGCGCAAGACCACCTACTCCTGCGGTGGTTCCTGTCCGAACACCATCATCGCCTTGGCATCCTTGGGAGTACCGGCGACATTGGCCGGGAAAATCGGCAACGATGAGAATGGCACCATTTACCGTGAACGGCTGGTCAGCCTCGGAGTACAGGACGAGCTGGTGGCCACCGACAAGGAGATGACCGGTTCCACGGTCATCCTCAGCACCCCGGACAGCGAACGGAGCATGAACACCTTCCTTGGGGCAAACCGCCTGTATGAGGAGGCCGATGTCTGTGAGAGCACTGTCGCAGGCGCGGATTTCTTTCATTTCACCGGTTACATGTGGGACACCCAATGCCAACAAGGTGCGATCAGGAAGGCCCTTTCCATCGCCAAACAACACAACACCATCGTCTCGTTCGATCTTGCCGACCCCTTCGCCGTCGGCCGATACCGCGAGCCTTTCCTCTCTCTCATCAAGGAAAGTTGCGACATCGTGTATGCAAACCGGGAAGAGGCACGAATTCTCTTTGACAATTACGATCCATATGAGTGCTGCCGCTCGATGGGAAAACTCTGCAGGACCGCCATCGTAAAGAACGGCAAGAAGGGCTCCTTCATCTGCCACGAAGGGACCATCACCGCCATTCCAGTGAAAGGGCCGGTGGTACCGGTGGACACCACCGGAGCCGGGGATGTGTATGCAGCAGGCTTTTTGTACGGCCGATACCACCACCTCTCCATCCAGGACTGTGGCATCATCGCCTCCATTCTCGCAGGAGAAATCATCACCCAGCGAGGGGCTCAATTCAGTAAAGAGAAAGCACAGGAACTGAGAAACCTGCTCGAGTCAGGTGCGTGGCGTTCGCTGTAG
- the murA gene encoding UDP-N-acetylglucosamine 1-carboxyvinyltransferase, with translation MGEYRIIGGKAASGEVQISGNKNSALPCLAATLLTDEPVHLLNVPDIEDVQVMLELLQDLGSTVVREDTHSYTITTGSRSGLLKRNLVEAIRGSILLLGPLLATNDEVRLTPPGGDVIGLRRLDTHFMGLASLGADCTISEDGEIHIKTKNGALIGSDVFLDEASVTATENVLMAAALARGESIISNAASEPHVQDLCSMLQLMGCPIEGIGSNRLRITGQKRLNGCEFRLGSDYMEIGSFIGLAGASGGQVLIKGVQHEHLRMIRLGFERIGITFVEDGPSSLLVPRKQKRILAKEVGGHTAKIDDAPWPGFPADLLSIITVCATQMEGSILIHEKMFESRMYFIDWLIRMGADIILCDPHRAVVNGPSQLFGSTVASPDVRAGMALVIAAVCAQGESVIQNIYQIERGYEDLCGKLQALGLEIERSE, from the coding sequence ATGGGCGAGTATCGTATCATCGGAGGGAAAGCAGCAAGCGGCGAAGTACAAATAAGCGGCAACAAGAACTCCGCCCTTCCGTGTCTCGCGGCCACCCTGCTGACAGATGAACCCGTTCATTTGTTGAACGTACCTGACATCGAGGATGTGCAGGTAATGCTTGAACTCTTGCAGGACCTGGGTTCAACGGTAGTGAGGGAGGATACCCACAGCTACACCATCACCACAGGGAGCCGCAGCGGCTTGCTCAAACGCAATCTTGTCGAGGCGATACGGGGCTCGATTCTTCTGCTCGGACCCTTGCTTGCAACCAACGATGAAGTAAGGCTCACCCCTCCTGGTGGCGATGTAATCGGACTAAGGCGTTTGGACACCCACTTCATGGGTCTCGCTTCGCTTGGGGCCGACTGTACGATCAGCGAAGATGGTGAGATTCACATCAAGACAAAGAACGGTGCCCTTATTGGATCGGACGTGTTCTTGGATGAGGCTTCGGTTACCGCCACGGAGAATGTATTGATGGCGGCCGCCCTTGCCCGGGGGGAGAGCATCATCAGCAATGCTGCAAGCGAACCGCATGTCCAGGACCTGTGTTCCATGCTGCAGCTCATGGGCTGTCCCATCGAAGGCATCGGGTCGAACAGGCTTAGGATTACCGGGCAAAAACGTTTGAATGGATGTGAATTCCGTCTGGGTAGTGACTATATGGAAATCGGATCCTTCATAGGTCTTGCCGGGGCCAGCGGTGGACAGGTCCTGATCAAGGGCGTACAGCATGAGCATCTGAGAATGATTCGCCTCGGCTTTGAACGGATAGGCATTACCTTCGTCGAGGACGGCCCCTCCTCGCTTTTGGTTCCGAGGAAGCAAAAGCGGATCCTTGCCAAGGAAGTGGGCGGGCATACGGCAAAAATCGACGATGCTCCGTGGCCTGGCTTTCCCGCCGACCTGCTCAGCATCATCACCGTCTGTGCAACGCAGATGGAAGGCTCCATCCTGATTCATGAGAAGATGTTTGAATCAAGGATGTATTTCATCGATTGGCTTATCAGGATGGGAGCGGACATTATTCTATGCGACCCGCACCGCGCCGTGGTGAATGGTCCTTCCCAGTTGTTCGGGTCGACGGTTGCCAGTCCTGATGTACGCGCTGGAATGGCCTTGGTCATAGCTGCAGTCTGTGCTCAAGGGGAGAGCGTAATCCAGAATATCTACCAAATTGAACGAGGCTATGAGGACCTTTGCGGCAAGTTGCAGGCACTTGGTCTTGAGATTGAGCGATCCGAGTAA
- a CDS encoding helix-turn-helix domain-containing protein yields MKVLQLKDDNQLQIFMHPKRQDILHLLSVEGPATAKMVSDALNMTPSSAKHHLLKLKGLGVVEEDHTQIIHGITATFYRKAEITVSFGALGQDKQKLVSDFVSHRIRDELYSKPRTHQDEDGHFAADQLSGIVHLSREQADQIYQLIRSFIDGHEQRQQGTEAYAYSMVAYRV; encoded by the coding sequence ATGAAAGTACTCCAATTGAAAGATGACAACCAGCTGCAGATCTTCATGCACCCCAAGCGGCAGGATATTCTCCACCTGTTGAGCGTTGAGGGTCCGGCGACGGCAAAAATGGTCAGTGACGCGCTGAACATGACCCCTTCGAGTGCAAAGCATCACCTGCTCAAGCTCAAAGGACTTGGGGTGGTGGAAGAGGATCATACCCAAATCATCCATGGTATAACAGCCACCTTTTACAGGAAGGCGGAGATTACCGTCAGCTTTGGTGCCCTTGGACAGGATAAGCAGAAACTGGTGTCGGATTTTGTCTCTCACCGGATTCGTGATGAATTATATTCCAAGCCCAGGACACATCAGGATGAGGATGGTCACTTTGCAGCCGATCAGCTCTCGGGCATCGTTCACCTGAGCCGGGAACAGGCTGACCAAATCTATCAGCTCATTCGGTCCTTTATTGACGGGCATGAGCAGAGACAACAAGGAACAGAGGCGTATGCTTACTCGATGGTTGCCTACCGTGTCTAA
- the metK gene encoding methionine adenosyltransferase — MLAHGSHIFTSESVSEGHPDKVCDQISDAVLDACLRQDPKSRVACEVFATTDTVIVGGEITTNATLDIEAIVRETVKQIGYTEEGCGFDYKTLKVINLTNTQSADISMGVSADTSLFGEQGAGDQGMMFGFACDETEELMPAPVMWAHQLLMEASRLRKEGFAPFLRPDAKSQVSLLYQDGKPVHIDSVVISHQHTAETDRNHLISFLTEKVIKVVLEKTGLLDEKTKIYINPTGRFVIGGPSGDTGLTGRKIIVDTYGGMGRHGGGAFSGKDPSKVDRSAAYMARFVAKNLVANKYCTRCEVQLSYAIGVPYPISIYVDTFGTGTVDDQKLEDLVRQKFNLSPAGIIRSLDLLRPIYQQNVNYGHFGKASMPWEQIINV; from the coding sequence ATGTTAGCACATGGATCACACATTTTCACATCAGAATCAGTAAGCGAAGGACATCCGGACAAGGTCTGTGACCAGATTTCCGATGCCGTTCTCGACGCCTGTCTCCGCCAGGACCCTAAAAGCAGGGTTGCCTGCGAGGTGTTTGCCACCACCGATACCGTGATTGTCGGGGGGGAGATCACCACCAATGCCACCTTGGACATCGAAGCAATCGTCAGGGAAACCGTCAAGCAGATCGGCTACACCGAAGAAGGATGCGGCTTCGACTACAAAACCCTGAAGGTCATCAATTTGACAAACACCCAATCGGCGGACATCTCCATGGGGGTGAGCGCCGACACCTCTCTCTTCGGAGAGCAGGGGGCGGGAGACCAGGGAATGATGTTCGGCTTTGCCTGCGATGAGACCGAAGAGCTCATGCCGGCTCCTGTCATGTGGGCTCATCAGCTTCTGATGGAAGCAAGCCGGCTTCGCAAGGAAGGATTTGCACCATTTCTTCGCCCCGACGCAAAAAGCCAGGTATCGTTGCTGTACCAGGATGGAAAGCCGGTGCATATCGACTCGGTGGTCATCAGCCACCAGCACACCGCCGAGACCGACCGCAACCATCTCATCTCCTTTTTGACCGAGAAGGTCATCAAGGTGGTGCTTGAGAAAACCGGCCTTCTGGACGAGAAGACAAAAATCTACATCAACCCGACCGGACGATTTGTCATCGGCGGTCCCAGCGGTGATACCGGTCTGACCGGCCGGAAAATCATCGTTGACACCTACGGTGGCATGGGCCGGCACGGAGGCGGGGCTTTCAGCGGCAAAGACCCCTCGAAGGTGGACCGGTCAGCTGCATACATGGCCCGTTTCGTCGCCAAGAACCTGGTGGCAAACAAGTACTGCACCCGTTGTGAAGTGCAGCTCTCGTACGCAATCGGGGTCCCCTATCCCATCTCGATTTACGTCGATACATTTGGAACAGGAACGGTGGATGACCAAAAGCTTGAAGACCTTGTCAGGCAGAAGTTCAACCTCTCCCCGGCGGGCATCATCCGAAGCCTCGACCTGCTCAGGCCGATTTATCAGCAGAATGTGAACTACGGGCACTTCGGCAAAGCCTCCATGCCCTGGGAACAAATCATCAACGTATGA